Proteins encoded in a region of the Haloarcula sp. CBA1129 genome:
- the mch gene encoding 2-methylfumaryl-CoA hydratase — protein MTDWADPDALDLSDEETFDSLLDQADTREKGHFFEFFTEGDELAHDPGLRLSQHGSEQWMGQTLNHDPAYWRADTARERGFEERPVHPDYLLACVMGITVEDLSEKGGYFLGRDDVAFHQPATAGTPLSVTSTVVDTRTSSSRPKYGIVTWETEGRDRETGETLVTYERTNMIPRREPAATDGGAMGEQDESGPTLPDTLVSPDGEHFEDFRRALDTAREEHAAVAYRHERGRTMDDQLVAGLPLATLNTARQHHNRDEMADSPSGDIVAYGDVTRSIALAHARSDEATYRERRFADERFHDFVTLGDTVYGFTRVLDCDPDAGPSRAGAVTFEHVAFNQEQTPVYSGRRTALIQRDT, from the coding sequence ATGACTGACTGGGCCGACCCCGACGCGCTGGATCTCTCGGACGAGGAGACGTTCGACTCGCTGCTGGACCAGGCCGACACCCGCGAGAAGGGCCACTTCTTCGAGTTCTTCACCGAGGGTGACGAGCTCGCCCACGACCCCGGCCTCCGCCTCTCTCAGCACGGCAGCGAACAGTGGATGGGCCAGACGCTCAACCACGACCCGGCGTACTGGCGGGCTGATACCGCCCGGGAGCGTGGCTTCGAGGAGCGGCCGGTTCACCCGGACTATCTGCTGGCCTGCGTCATGGGCATCACCGTCGAGGACCTCTCGGAGAAGGGCGGCTACTTCCTCGGGCGCGACGACGTGGCGTTCCATCAGCCGGCGACGGCCGGCACGCCGCTGTCGGTCACCTCAACCGTCGTGGACACGCGGACATCCTCGTCCCGGCCGAAGTACGGAATCGTGACGTGGGAGACGGAGGGCCGCGACCGCGAGACGGGCGAGACGCTCGTCACGTACGAGCGGACGAACATGATTCCGCGGCGCGAGCCAGCGGCGACCGACGGCGGTGCGATGGGCGAACAGGATGAGAGCGGCCCGACCCTCCCCGACACCCTCGTATCGCCCGACGGGGAGCATTTCGAGGACTTCAGGCGAGCACTCGACACTGCCCGCGAGGAACACGCCGCCGTCGCCTACCGCCACGAACGCGGGCGGACGATGGACGACCAACTCGTCGCCGGCCTGCCGCTCGCGACGCTCAACACAGCCCGTCAGCACCACAACCGCGACGAGATGGCCGACTCGCCGTCGGGCGACATCGTCGCGTACGGCGACGTGACCCGCTCGATTGCGCTGGCCCACGCCCGCTCCGACGAGGCGACCTACCGCGAACGGCGCTTCGCCGACGAGCGGTTCCACGACTTCGTCACGCTCGGTGATACCGTCTACGGCTTCACGCGCGTCCTCGACTGTGACCCCGACGCCGGGCCATCGCGGGCCGGCGCGGTCACCTTCGAACACGTCGCGTTCAATCAAGAGCAGACCCCGGTCTACTCTGGCCGGCGAACCGCACTCATTCAGCGAGATACATGA
- a CDS encoding protein translocase SEC61 complex subunit gamma — MDVPYDLTSYIRVLKLASTPSWEEFSQIAKIAGAGIALVGLLGFIIFAVMTFIPGSKPV, encoded by the coding sequence ATGGACGTTCCATACGATCTCACCTCCTACATCCGCGTACTCAAACTGGCGAGTACGCCGTCGTGGGAGGAGTTCTCCCAGATCGCGAAGATCGCCGGCGCGGGCATCGCGCTGGTCGGACTGCTCGGGTTCATCATCTTCGCCGTGATGACCTTCATCCCTGGCAGCAAGCCGGTGTAA
- a CDS encoding pyridoxal phosphate-dependent aminotransferase → MDYTEPQFFRVMQYAARADRDVVDMVSGNPDWNPPEGLRDGLRDYAEAPADDYQYPPSVGLTPLRDEIAARRGVDRSRVIVTNGAGEANHLAMTGGLHHFDGNEILLTDPVYPYYAGRANFIGADISFVPVDETNRLAPADVRAAASEETAVIVVNSPNNPTGAVYGAEAMAEFAAIAEEYDALLLSDEVYDHFDYAGRFSSALHADSDHIVATNSFSKTMAITGFRVGYAIFPPEDGPTGSLLERARTQHMLTNVTGSRPAQYAVLRALKTTSPDYYAACRRRLETRVDDFCAALAEAGAEYNRPDGGFYVMARFPDFPGSFENVYELIDEAGVAGMPGEAFGESRSDWIRFALVTPRVDEAAERLASYFE, encoded by the coding sequence ATGGACTACACGGAACCCCAGTTCTTCCGGGTCATGCAGTACGCGGCCCGGGCCGACCGGGACGTGGTGGACATGGTGTCGGGCAATCCCGACTGGAACCCGCCCGAGGGGCTTCGGGACGGGCTCAGAGACTACGCCGAGGCCCCGGCGGACGACTACCAGTACCCGCCCAGTGTGGGGCTGACGCCCCTCCGCGATGAAATCGCCGCCCGACGCGGCGTGGACCGAAGCCGAGTCATCGTCACGAACGGCGCGGGCGAGGCGAACCATCTCGCGATGACCGGCGGCCTCCACCACTTCGATGGCAACGAAATCCTGCTGACGGACCCGGTCTACCCCTACTACGCCGGCCGGGCCAACTTCATCGGCGCGGACATCTCCTTCGTCCCAGTCGACGAGACCAACCGACTTGCCCCCGCGGACGTCCGGGCTGCCGCAAGCGAGGAGACGGCCGTCATCGTCGTCAATTCGCCGAACAACCCCACCGGTGCAGTGTACGGCGCTGAGGCGATGGCCGAGTTCGCAGCTATCGCCGAGGAGTACGACGCTCTGTTGCTCAGCGACGAAGTGTACGACCACTTCGACTACGCGGGCCGGTTCAGTTCGGCGCTACACGCTGATTCCGACCACATCGTCGCCACCAATTCCTTCTCGAAAACGATGGCAATCACCGGCTTTCGGGTCGGCTACGCGATTTTCCCGCCGGAGGACGGCCCCACTGGCTCGCTCTTGGAGCGTGCCCGAACCCAGCACATGCTCACGAACGTTACCGGTAGCAGACCGGCACAGTATGCCGTCCTGCGGGCACTGAAGACGACGAGCCCGGACTACTACGCCGCCTGCAGACGGCGACTCGAAACTCGGGTCGACGACTTTTGCGCCGCGCTGGCCGAGGCCGGTGCCGAGTACAACCGGCCCGACGGCGGCTTCTACGTGATGGCGCGGTTCCCCGACTTCCCCGGCTCTTTCGAGAACGTGTACGAACTCATCGACGAAGCCGGCGTCGCCGGAATGCCGGGCGAGGCGTTCGGTGAGTCCCGCAGCGACTGGATACGGTTCGCACTGGTGACGCCGCGGGTCGACGAGGCGGCCGAGCGGCTGGCGAGCTATTTCGAGTAA
- the mct gene encoding succinyl-CoA:mesaconate CoA-transferase, protein MGALDDLRVLDLTQVLAGPYCTMLLADMGADVVKVERPGGDLIRSNPPFVDDGDEEAYGGYFQSVNRGKRSLELDLGAEEDREAFLSLVERADVVVENFKAGTMEKFDCGYETLREHNPDLIYSSIRGFGDPRTGETHRQGQPSFDLIAQALGGVMEITGQSDGPPTKVGPGVGDLFTAVLNAVGILAAVHHRERTGEGQYVDTAMYDSMVSLCERTVYQYSCDGESPTRQGNSHPTLFPYDSFEAADGHVVIAAFADGHWEALCEAMDRPDLAADYPDAGSRIANRESLRHEIADWTATIDSETLLDLLEGRVPAAPVQNTADIFDDPHIHDREMLTDVDQPGADEQMTIAGSPIKMTETMPSPGGRAPLLDEHRTELLDEAGVSTETNRVEGDD, encoded by the coding sequence ATGGGTGCGCTTGACGACTTGCGTGTGCTCGACCTGACACAGGTCCTCGCCGGACCGTACTGTACGATGTTGCTCGCAGACATGGGCGCGGACGTGGTAAAGGTCGAACGCCCCGGCGGCGACCTCATCAGGTCGAACCCGCCGTTCGTGGACGACGGCGACGAGGAGGCCTACGGCGGGTACTTCCAGAGCGTCAACCGCGGCAAACGCTCGCTCGAACTCGACTTGGGGGCGGAGGAGGACCGCGAGGCGTTCCTTTCACTCGTCGAGCGCGCAGACGTGGTGGTCGAGAACTTCAAGGCCGGCACGATGGAGAAATTCGACTGCGGCTACGAGACGCTGCGAGAGCACAATCCGGACCTGATCTACTCCTCTATCCGGGGCTTTGGCGACCCGCGGACGGGCGAAACCCACCGGCAGGGCCAACCCTCGTTCGACCTCATTGCACAGGCACTGGGCGGGGTCATGGAAATCACCGGCCAGTCGGATGGTCCGCCAACGAAGGTCGGCCCGGGCGTCGGCGACCTCTTTACCGCCGTGCTGAACGCCGTTGGCATCCTCGCGGCCGTGCATCACCGCGAGCGCACGGGCGAGGGGCAGTACGTCGATACGGCGATGTACGACTCGATGGTCTCACTGTGCGAGCGGACGGTGTATCAGTACTCCTGTGACGGCGAGTCGCCGACCCGGCAGGGCAACTCCCACCCCACGCTGTTCCCCTATGACTCCTTCGAGGCCGCCGACGGCCACGTTGTCATCGCGGCCTTCGCCGACGGCCACTGGGAGGCGCTGTGCGAGGCGATGGACCGACCGGACCTCGCTGCGGACTACCCCGACGCCGGCAGTCGGATCGCGAACCGCGAGTCCCTGCGTCACGAGATCGCCGATTGGACCGCCACCATCGACTCGGAGACGCTCCTCGACCTGCTCGAAGGACGCGTGCCGGCCGCCCCGGTCCAGAACACTGCCGACATCTTTGACGACCCACACATCCACGACCGGGAGATGCTCACCGATGTCGACCAGCCCGGTGCCGATGAACAGATGACTATCGCCGGCAGTCCAATAAAGATGACCGAGACGATGCCCTCGCCCGGTGGTCGCGCACCACTGCTAGACGAGCACAGAACGGAACTGCTCGATGAGGCTGGGGTCAGTACGGAGACCAACCGCGTCGAAGGCGACGACTAA
- the citE gene encoding L-malyl-CoA/beta-methylmalyl-CoA lyase, whose translation MTRLCRTFQTAPAAIPNDNSAKFLVSGLTSEGFQTPDWLVPDIEDGTAPSMKDEAVDNIIEHVPDHADEFAGEILPRVEWAYDDADARERGIEQVTRLADEVGEELDGFVFPKVGRIDDVRDAAGVIADAERDAGLSEGALDMAIILETAPARSDLREICQYADDSRLSGLVFGPVDYTAELGGRALNGERPRWDGLLEALSNETSAADIVAIGGPFDQLFHERAGVTYYNAEGYADQVEYEATIGIDGSWSLHPKQTEQANRIHMPTVEEMERDLHKIESFNEAKREGTGAVVVDGQMVDEATYKNFANTVKTVRAIDETHPAQTEEYYDDALLARARDVELIFG comes from the coding sequence ATGACACGACTCTGCCGAACCTTCCAGACCGCACCGGCCGCCATTCCGAACGACAACAGCGCGAAGTTCCTCGTCTCTGGACTCACGAGCGAGGGGTTCCAGACCCCCGACTGGCTCGTCCCCGACATCGAGGACGGCACCGCGCCGTCGATGAAAGACGAGGCCGTCGACAACATCATCGAGCACGTCCCCGACCACGCCGACGAGTTCGCGGGGGAGATTCTCCCGCGCGTCGAGTGGGCCTATGACGATGCTGACGCCCGCGAGCGCGGCATCGAACAGGTGACCCGCCTAGCCGATGAGGTCGGCGAGGAACTGGATGGCTTCGTCTTCCCGAAGGTCGGCCGCATAGACGATGTGCGCGACGCCGCGGGCGTCATCGCCGACGCGGAGCGTGACGCCGGGCTGAGCGAGGGGGCTCTCGATATGGCGATTATTTTAGAGACCGCTCCCGCCCGCTCTGACCTGCGTGAAATCTGCCAGTACGCGGACGATTCGCGCCTCTCCGGGCTTGTCTTCGGCCCGGTGGACTACACGGCCGAACTCGGCGGCCGCGCGCTCAACGGCGAGCGGCCCCGCTGGGACGGTCTGCTCGAAGCGCTCTCGAACGAGACGAGCGCCGCCGACATCGTCGCCATCGGCGGCCCCTTCGACCAGTTGTTCCACGAGCGCGCCGGCGTCACCTACTACAACGCCGAGGGCTACGCCGATCAAGTAGAGTACGAGGCGACCATCGGTATCGACGGCTCGTGGTCGCTCCATCCCAAGCAGACCGAACAGGCGAATCGCATCCATATGCCGACAGTGGAAGAAATGGAACGCGATCTCCACAAGATCGAGTCGTTCAACGAGGCCAAACGCGAGGGGACCGGCGCGGTCGTCGTCGACGGCCAGATGGTCGACGAAGCGACCTACAAGAACTTCGCCAACACGGTCAAAACGGTCCGGGCCATCGACGAGACCCATCCTGCCCAGACCGAGGAGTACTACGACGACGCCCTGCTGGCGCGGGCGAGAGACGTGGAACTGATCTTCGGCTAA
- a CDS encoding transcription elongation factor Spt5: MGIYAVKTTASQERTVADMIISREEDEIHAALAPDSLTSYVMVEADDHNVFDRILDEIPHANGVVQGESSMAEVEHFLSPKPDVEGIAEGDIVELIAGPFKGEKAQVQRIDEGKDQVTVELYEATVPIPVTVRGDQIRVLDSEER; this comes from the coding sequence ATGGGGATCTACGCAGTCAAAACCACGGCCAGTCAGGAACGCACCGTCGCGGACATGATCATCTCCCGCGAGGAAGACGAGATTCACGCTGCGCTCGCTCCTGATTCGCTGACGAGCTATGTGATGGTCGAAGCCGACGATCACAATGTCTTCGACCGGATCCTCGACGAAATCCCCCACGCCAACGGCGTCGTGCAGGGAGAGTCCTCGATGGCGGAAGTCGAGCACTTCCTCTCGCCGAAGCCGGACGTGGAAGGCATCGCGGAGGGCGACATCGTCGAACTCATCGCCGGCCCCTTCAAGGGCGAGAAGGCGCAGGTCCAGCGCATCGACGAGGGCAAAGATCAGGTGACCGTCGAACTGTACGAGGCAACGGTCCCGATTCCGGTTACCGTGCGCGGTGACCAGATCCGAGTCCTCGACTCCGAAGAGCGGTAG
- a CDS encoding PHP-associated domain-containing protein yields the protein MQPEGYAVDLHVKVLDDGVVERAKARGLDALVYAPHFTRLPEIRRQAEAFSDEELTVFPAREIFTGTWQQRRHVLALGLEEPIPDFITFDGAMRELDRQGAAVLVPHPGFLNVSLGLDDIESHEDSIDALEVYNPKQLSHHRDRAQSFTSETGHKPFVSSYAHVRGTVGEAYVTFAEAFEDVAALSAALKNDVERSLFHRDGLSHDLRRAVEWAHLGLENTWGKFDRLMLQGTEPTHPDHVAYGGRFDDVKVY from the coding sequence GTGCAACCCGAGGGGTACGCCGTTGATCTCCACGTGAAAGTACTCGACGACGGGGTCGTCGAGCGCGCGAAGGCACGTGGCCTCGACGCGCTGGTGTACGCGCCGCATTTCACGCGGCTCCCGGAGATACGGCGGCAAGCAGAGGCGTTTTCCGACGAAGAGCTGACCGTGTTTCCAGCCAGAGAGATATTTACTGGGACATGGCAACAGCGCCGGCACGTGTTGGCGCTTGGCCTCGAAGAGCCGATTCCGGATTTCATTACCTTCGACGGCGCGATGCGGGAACTCGACCGCCAAGGTGCGGCTGTACTCGTACCCCATCCCGGCTTTCTCAATGTGAGTCTGGGGCTGGACGACATCGAATCCCACGAGGACAGTATCGATGCACTGGAAGTGTACAACCCCAAACAGTTGTCCCACCACCGAGACCGCGCGCAGTCGTTCACGTCGGAGACCGGTCACAAGCCGTTCGTCTCGTCGTATGCCCACGTCCGTGGGACCGTCGGCGAGGCGTACGTGACCTTTGCCGAGGCGTTCGAGGACGTGGCGGCGCTCAGTGCGGCGCTGAAAAACGACGTGGAGCGGTCGCTGTTCCATCGCGACGGTCTCTCACACGACCTCCGACGGGCGGTCGAGTGGGCGCATCTGGGGCTAGAAAACACGTGGGGCAAATTTGATCGGCTGATGCTACAGGGGACCGAGCCAACTCACCCTGACCACGTCGCGTACGGCGGTCGGTTCGACGACGTGAAAGTGTATTAA
- a CDS encoding methylaspartate mutase subunit E has translation MPTDERLSDDQLQRIANDLRDNWHTGREVDFEEAIAFHESLPASKQFATVLESADQPLLQPRAGVPCLEEQIDLLRYLQDEGGADLLPTTIDSYTRDNEYEKAEEGLAASRGSDENELNGFPAVNHGVEDCRRLIRALDAPVEVRHGTPDARLLAMVTLAGGFQSFEGGPISYNIPYTKRHDLATTIEHWQFVDRLCGAYTERGVTINREPFGPLTGTLVPPSIAIAVMLVEGELAATQGVRSLTLGYGQVGNLVQDVAALRALRKLGNEYLRDEVTVTTVFHEWMGGFPPDEARANGVISLGGATAAVAQPDKVITKSAQEFQGVPTKEANAAGLRTTRQLIDMMIEQDIDLGGIDEEQALIERETRALMDAIYDAGDGDVAQGVINAFDSGALDVPFAPSDAAEGAVLPARDDDGRVRIFEFADLALPDDIKEIHAARLGERAETEGRDQSFRMVADDVDAISDGKLIGRPTGDSKPAGGASDAD, from the coding sequence ATGCCAACTGACGAGCGACTCAGCGACGACCAGCTACAGCGCATCGCAAACGACCTCAGGGACAACTGGCACACGGGCCGCGAAGTCGACTTCGAGGAGGCCATCGCCTTCCACGAGTCGCTGCCGGCCTCGAAACAGTTCGCCACGGTGCTGGAGTCGGCTGACCAGCCACTCCTCCAGCCGCGGGCGGGCGTTCCCTGTCTCGAAGAACAGATCGACTTGCTGCGGTATCTACAGGACGAGGGCGGCGCGGACCTCCTGCCGACGACTATCGACTCGTACACGCGCGACAACGAGTATGAGAAGGCAGAAGAGGGACTGGCCGCCTCCCGCGGCAGCGACGAGAACGAACTGAACGGCTTCCCAGCAGTCAACCACGGCGTCGAGGACTGCCGACGACTCATCCGCGCGCTCGACGCGCCGGTCGAGGTCCGCCACGGCACGCCCGACGCCCGACTGCTGGCGATGGTCACGCTTGCTGGCGGCTTCCAGAGCTTCGAGGGCGGGCCGATATCCTACAACATTCCGTACACAAAGCGGCACGACCTCGCGACGACCATCGAACACTGGCAGTTCGTCGACCGGCTCTGTGGGGCCTACACCGAACGCGGCGTGACGATCAACCGCGAACCGTTCGGCCCGCTGACCGGGACGCTCGTCCCGCCGAGCATCGCCATCGCAGTGATGCTCGTCGAGGGTGAGTTAGCCGCGACACAGGGCGTTCGCTCGCTCACGCTGGGCTACGGACAGGTCGGGAACCTCGTGCAGGACGTTGCGGCGCTGCGCGCGCTGCGGAAGCTGGGCAACGAATACCTCCGCGACGAGGTGACGGTTACGACCGTCTTCCACGAGTGGATGGGCGGCTTCCCGCCCGACGAGGCCCGCGCCAACGGCGTCATCAGTCTCGGCGGTGCGACGGCGGCCGTCGCGCAGCCGGACAAAGTCATCACGAAGTCCGCTCAGGAGTTCCAAGGCGTGCCGACGAAAGAGGCCAACGCGGCCGGACTGCGAACGACGAGACAGCTTATCGATATGATGATCGAACAGGACATCGATTTGGGTGGTATCGACGAGGAACAGGCGCTCATCGAGCGAGAGACGCGGGCGCTGATGGACGCCATCTACGACGCTGGCGACGGCGACGTTGCACAGGGGGTTATCAACGCCTTCGACAGCGGCGCGCTGGACGTGCCCTTTGCGCCGAGTGACGCCGCGGAGGGCGCGGTGCTGCCGGCCAGAGACGACGACGGGCGGGTCCGCATCTTCGAGTTCGCGGACCTCGCGCTCCCGGACGACATCAAGGAAATCCACGCCGCACGACTCGGTGAACGGGCCGAGACCGAGGGCCGCGACCAGTCGTTCCGGATGGTCGCCGACGACGTGGATGCCATCAGCGACGGGAAGCTCATCGGGCGTCCGACCGGCGACAGCAAGCCTGCGGGAGGTGCCAGCGATGCGGATTGA
- a CDS encoding methylaspartate ammonia-lyase: protein MRIEDVRTVPGLSGFFFDDQQAIKDGATQSGFAYDGQPVTEGFDRIREAGEALIVEIELADGSIATGDCAAVQYSGAGGRDPLFRAEKYRPVVEGPVADALRGQDATQFGANATMLEEMDAHRSGGGQLHTAVRYGVSQALLNAAAQAQGVTPTDVLADTYDTEPATSPVPVFGQSGDERRINAEKMLIKGVPVLPHGLFNSVEKVGEDGEGLRDYLAWLSDRATALGPEPYSPRFHVDVYGILGKVFGPPYDRTEVTDYFETLREAAAPYPLQVEGPMDAGGRADQIAEMAELRDGLADAGVDVDIVADEWCNTFEDVQAFVDAGAADLVQIKTPDLGGIQRSTEAVLYCDGTDTRAYVGGTCNETVTSARACAHVALATDAAQVLAKPGMGFDEGFMVVTNEMRRAIARREATREVPADD, encoded by the coding sequence ATGCGGATTGAGGACGTTCGGACAGTTCCCGGCCTCTCCGGGTTCTTCTTCGACGACCAGCAGGCAATCAAGGACGGGGCGACCCAGAGCGGATTCGCCTACGACGGCCAGCCGGTCACCGAGGGGTTCGACCGCATCCGCGAGGCCGGCGAGGCACTCATCGTTGAAATCGAACTCGCCGACGGCTCCATCGCGACGGGCGACTGTGCCGCAGTGCAGTACTCCGGCGCTGGCGGTCGCGACCCGCTGTTCCGGGCCGAGAAGTACCGCCCCGTCGTCGAGGGGCCCGTCGCCGACGCGCTCCGCGGACAGGACGCGACCCAGTTCGGGGCCAACGCCACGATGCTGGAGGAGATGGACGCCCACCGCTCGGGCGGTGGCCAGCTCCATACCGCGGTCCGATACGGCGTCTCGCAGGCCCTTCTCAATGCCGCCGCGCAAGCGCAGGGAGTGACGCCGACAGACGTGCTCGCAGACACCTACGACACCGAACCGGCAACTTCGCCGGTCCCGGTGTTCGGACAGTCGGGCGACGAGCGCCGCATCAACGCCGAGAAGATGCTCATCAAGGGCGTCCCGGTCCTGCCACACGGCCTGTTCAACAGCGTCGAGAAGGTCGGCGAGGACGGCGAGGGGCTGCGTGACTACCTCGCGTGGCTCTCGGACCGGGCGACGGCGCTCGGGCCGGAGCCGTACTCGCCGCGCTTCCACGTCGACGTGTACGGCATCCTCGGGAAGGTGTTCGGCCCGCCCTACGACCGGACCGAGGTGACCGACTACTTCGAGACCCTGCGAGAGGCCGCCGCGCCGTACCCCCTTCAGGTCGAAGGTCCGATGGACGCCGGCGGCCGCGCTGACCAAATCGCCGAGATGGCTGAACTCCGGGACGGACTGGCCGATGCTGGCGTCGACGTGGACATCGTCGCCGACGAGTGGTGCAACACCTTCGAGGACGTGCAGGCGTTCGTCGACGCAGGTGCGGCCGATCTGGTCCAGATAAAGACGCCAGACCTCGGCGGCATCCAGCGCTCGACCGAGGCAGTGTTATACTGTGACGGCACGGACACCCGCGCCTACGTCGGCGGCACCTGCAACGAGACCGTTACCTCGGCGCGGGCCTGTGCCCACGTCGCGCTGGCGACCGACGCCGCACAGGTGCTGGCAAAGCCTGGGATGGGCTTCGACGAGGGATTCATGGTGGTCACAAACGAGATGCGGCGAGCGATTGCACGCCGCGAGGCCACACGGGAGGTGCCGGCCGATGACTGA
- a CDS encoding metal-dependent hydrolase: MNKRGHVLNAVLLSIGLGYVLDPSGDVTTFATIAEVFLPVVLGALFPDVDTAFGKHRKTLHNIPVLVIFLAHPLYHGGNLQWVWLGVLTHYVLDYFGSRRGIALFYPISDKEYGSPTGVTTTSEHAEIVTVAITIFELTAVGLLVHVLPQYLPPTVRTFVVENSVFLV, encoded by the coding sequence ATGAACAAACGTGGGCACGTCCTGAACGCCGTCCTTCTGAGCATCGGGCTGGGATACGTTCTCGACCCCTCGGGCGATGTGACGACCTTCGCGACAATCGCGGAAGTGTTTCTCCCCGTCGTTCTGGGCGCGCTGTTCCCCGATGTCGACACCGCCTTCGGCAAGCACCGCAAGACGCTGCACAACATCCCCGTCCTCGTGATCTTTCTGGCGCATCCACTGTATCACGGCGGCAATCTCCAGTGGGTATGGCTCGGCGTCCTCACCCACTACGTGCTGGACTACTTCGGTTCCCGCCGGGGCATCGCCCTGTTTTACCCCATCTCGGACAAAGAATACGGCTCACCGACGGGCGTGACGACGACCAGCGAGCACGCCGAGATCGTCACCGTCGCAATCACTATCTTCGAACTGACTGCGGTCGGCCTGCTAGTCCACGTGCTCCCACAGTATCTCCCGCCAACGGTCAGGACCTTCGTCGTCGAGAACAGCGTGTTTCTGGTTTAA
- a CDS encoding CinA family protein, which yields MADDTADPVEKRVGERLREADATVATAESCTGGLVGSRITDIPGSSDYFDRSLVTYSYEAKRELLAVSRESLDAHGAVSEPVAAEMARGVRDTARTDWGVATTGVAGPSGGSPETPVGTVYIAVAEAAPWGTNESGVTVSRYEFDGTRREVKSSIAAQALRDLETALQE from the coding sequence ATGGCAGACGATACAGCGGACCCGGTCGAGAAGCGTGTCGGGGAGCGTCTCCGAGAAGCCGATGCCACGGTCGCTACCGCGGAGTCCTGTACCGGTGGCCTCGTCGGGTCGAGAATAACGGACATACCGGGCTCCAGTGATTACTTCGACCGCTCGCTGGTCACCTACTCCTACGAGGCCAAGCGAGAACTGCTGGCCGTCTCACGGGAGTCACTGGACGCCCACGGCGCGGTCTCCGAACCGGTCGCGGCGGAGATGGCCCGGGGTGTTCGCGATACGGCCAGAACCGACTGGGGCGTCGCCACGACCGGCGTCGCCGGGCCGAGCGGCGGTTCGCCGGAGACGCCCGTCGGGACCGTGTACATCGCCGTCGCCGAGGCCGCGCCGTGGGGAACCAACGAGTCCGGCGTGACAGTATCCCGCTACGAGTTCGACGGTACCCGTCGCGAAGTCAAATCGAGCATCGCGGCACAGGCACTCCGAGACCTAGAAACCGCCCTACAGGAGTAG
- the glmS gene encoding methylaspartate mutase subunit S: MPRTVILGVIGSDAHVVGITILEQALSAAGFEVINLGVQTSQDEFVSAAKSHDAEAVLVSSLYGHARQDCEGLHEELDDAGLDVLTYVGGNLAVGQSDFEETQTTFRKMGFDRVFDAETDPEEAIAMLREDLQLTTTEAEQIRVDG; encoded by the coding sequence ATGCCCCGGACCGTTATCCTCGGCGTGATTGGCTCCGACGCACACGTCGTCGGCATCACGATTCTAGAGCAGGCGCTCTCGGCCGCTGGCTTCGAGGTCATCAACCTCGGTGTCCAGACGTCACAGGACGAGTTCGTCTCCGCCGCGAAATCTCACGACGCCGAGGCGGTACTGGTATCCTCGCTGTACGGGCACGCCCGTCAGGACTGCGAGGGGCTCCACGAGGAGCTCGACGACGCCGGGCTCGACGTGCTCACCTACGTCGGCGGGAACCTCGCCGTCGGGCAGTCCGACTTCGAGGAGACGCAAACGACCTTCCGGAAAATGGGCTTCGACCGCGTCTTCGACGCGGAGACCGACCCGGAGGAAGCAATAGCGATGCTCCGCGAAGACCTGCAACTGACGACAACAGAGGCGGAGCAGATCAGGGTTGACGGGTGA